The Mixophyes fleayi isolate aMixFle1 chromosome 1, aMixFle1.hap1, whole genome shotgun sequence genome includes a region encoding these proteins:
- the EPGN gene encoding epigen — translation MALCFLFLLLTCAVMTVSSEEPTVTISPSTSTNENVFTKDKELKNITQEETACPGEYASFCINGDCVFHKAVDTPLCRCSSGFTGERCEHFILPATYGKEIEATYIAIGIGVGLLISGLIVFVLCYRQKRCKKSTQNYGMCNGEETL, via the exons ATGGCTTTATGCTTTCTGTTCTTATTACTGACATGCG cagTAATGACCGTGTCTAGTGAAGAACCCACAGTCACCATATCGCCGTCAACAAGCACTAACGAAAATGTTTTTACTAAAG ataaAGAATTGAAAAACATCACACAAGAAGAGACTGCATGTCCTGGAGAGTATGCCAGCTTTTGCATCAATGGGGACTGTGTTTTTCATAAAGCTGTCGACACCCCATTATGCAG GTGTTCATCCGGCTTCACAGGGGAAAGATGTGAACATTTCATTTTACCAGCAACATACGGAAAAGAAATAGAAGCAACATATATTGCTATTGGAATAGGAGTAGGATTGTTGATAAGTGGAttgattgtctttgtcttgtGCTACAGGCAGAAACG ATGCAAAAAGTCAACCCAAAATTATGGTATGTGTAATGGAGAGGAAACCCTATGA